The Vicia villosa cultivar HV-30 ecotype Madison, WI linkage group LG1, Vvil1.0, whole genome shotgun sequence genome includes a region encoding these proteins:
- the LOC131644396 gene encoding legumin J-like, translated as MITITMAKHFLFSLCFLLFTSACLAHHSELDRFNQCQLDSINALEPDHRVESEAGLTETWNPNHPELQCAGVSLIRRTIDPNGLHLPSYSPSPQLIFIIQGKGVLGLAVPGCPETYEEPRSQSRQKQQQRDSHQKIRRFSKGDVIAIPPGIPYWTYNHGDEPLVAISLLDISNTLNQLDSTPRVFYLGGNPEAEFPETQEQERPRRVVPFGRRGGQNQKQEESEEQNEGNSVLSGFGAEFLAQSLNTNEHTAKRLRSPRDKRGQIVKVEDGLDIISPELQEEEQQQSHSQREEEEAHGKRSEKEEEDEEDEPLIHEIIKKWKKETEEKKRESRGQGEEKEQVEEEEKEEEEEVHREHSKGSKNGLEETICTTRIRENIARPSRADLYNPRAGRISTVNSLTLPILRNLRLSAEYVLLYRNGIYAPHWNINANSLLYVIRGQGRVRIVNSQGNPVFDDKVRKGQLVVVPQNFVVAEQAGDEEAFEYVVFKTNDRAAVSHVKQVFRATPAEVLANAFGLRKSEAAQIKYNGNRGSLVQPQSQ; from the exons ATGATCACTATCACAATGGCCAAACACTTTCTATTTTCCTTGTGCTTCCTGCTCTTCACGAGTGCGTGCTTAGCACATCACTCTGAGTTAGATAGGTTCAACCAATGCCAGCTTGACAGTATCAATGCATTGGAACCAGATCACCGTGTTGAGTCAGAAGCTGGTCTCACTGAAACATGGAACCCCAATCACCCTGAACTACAATGTGCTGGTGTATCTCTTATCCGACGCACCATTGATCCTAATGGCCTTCACTTGCCTTCCTATTCACCATCCCCACAGTTGATTTTCATCATCCAAG GGAAGGGAGTACTTGGGCTTGCAGTTCCTGGTTGTCCCGAAACTTATGAAGAACCACGCTCACAATCTAGACAGAAACAACAACAACGGGACAGCCACCAGAAGATTCGACGCTTCTCTAAAGGTGATGTCATTGCCATTCCACCTGGAATTCCATACTGGACCTATAACCACGGTGATGAACCTCTTGTTGCCATTAGTCTTCTCGACATTTCCAACACTCTAAACCAGCTCGATTCAACCCCCAGA GTATTCTATCTTGGCGGAAACCCAGAGGCAGAGTTCCCCGAAACACAAGAACAAGAACGACCAAGACGCGTAGTACCTTTTGGACGTAGAGGTGGACAGAACCAAAAACAGGAGGAGTCCGAGGAACAAAACGAAGGTAATAGCGTGTTGAGTGGCTTCGGCGCAGAGTTTTTAGCACAATCACTCAACACCAATGAGCATACAGCCAAGAGACTTCGATCTCCACGGGACAAAAGGGGTCAAATCGTAAAAGTAGAGGACGGTCTTGACATTATCAGTCCTGAGTTACAAGAAGAAGAACAGCAACAAAGTCACAGTCAAAGAGAGGAGGAAGAAGCTCATGGCAAACGTAGTGAAAAAGAAGAGGAGGACGAAGAGGATGAACCTCTCATCCATGAGATTATTAAAAAGTGGAagaaagaaacagaagaaaagaaACGGGAATCACGCGGAcaaggagaagaaaaagaacaagtagaggaagaagaaaaggaggaagaggaagaagtaCATAGGGAACACAGCAAAGGAAGTAAGAATGGTTTGGAAGAAACTATTTGCACTACAAGGATTCGTGAAAACATCGCTCGCCCTTCACGTGCTGATCTCTACAACCCGCGTGCTGGTCGCATCAGCACTGTTAACAGTTTAACCCTCCCAATCCTCCGCAATTTACGCCTCAGTGCAGAATATGTTCTTCTCTACAGG AATGGTATATATGCTCCACACTGGAACATCAACGCCAACAGCCTCTTGTACGTGATTAGAGGACAGGGAAGAGTTAGAATAGTGAACAGTCAAGGAAATCCAGTGTTCGACGACAAAGTGAGAAAGGGACAATTGGTGGTGGTGCCACAAAACTTTGTGGTGGCTGAACAAGCAGGAGATGAAGAAGCTTTTGAGTATGTAGTGTTCAAGACAAATGATAGAGCTGCTGTTAGCCATGTAAAACAGGTGTTTAGGGCGACTCCTGCTGAGGTTCTTGCAAATGCTTTCGGACTTCGAAAGAGTGAAGCTGCTCAAATTAAGTATAATGGAAATCGTGGCTCGCTGGTTCAGCCTCAATCTCAATAA
- the LOC131618707 gene encoding receptor-like protein kinase THESEUS 1 has translation MVYDTAKALGSVSGGYNLSWEFHVSSNSLYFVRLHFCDIISNSTNSLVMDLFVNGYIALQSLDLVSVSGDLAEPYYKDNVFNAIADTLTVSVAPATISSIPNATMNGIEIMKFVDKFDHVVAKSSKTSKKFKLKLGTIIGPSVFVLTFLAFLGLTFCYLKSWWLKKISPNAYKHQRHFTLHEIQQATNYFDAELLIGQGGFGKVYKGTFENGKIVAIKVANAESRQGLSEFNNEIELLSGLGHQNLVSLVGCCNEDSELILVYNYMANGSLSSHLYGSDFVPLSWKQRLGICLGAAKGLFYLHTGAKQSIIHRDVKTINILLDENLVPKVADFGISKKGPLLDKSHVTTNVKGSFGYVDPEYFRTKFLTKKSDVYSFGVVLIEVICGKPALDDALPTQQMNLALWALSSHKKGTFNEMIDPSLIGKVNMDSLNKVLELAWKCLEERRVNRPPMGYVLCQLEEALHLELASNVLNDNVVSTNHANTSYGFTDDIGDVV, from the coding sequence ATGGTTTATGATACTGCTAAAGCCTTGGGAAGTGTCTCAGGAGGCTACAATTTAAGTTGGGAGTTCCATGTAAGCTCAAACTCTCTCTACTTTGTTCGTCTGCATTTCTGTGACATAATTAGCAACTCTACTAACTCTTTGGTTATGGATCTGTTTGTGAATGGATACATTGCCTTACAAAGTCTTGACCTCGTAAGTGTTTCTGGTGACCTTGCCGAGCCGTATTACAAGGACAATGTGTTCAATGCCATAGCCGATACGCTCACTGTAAGTGTTGCTCCTGCTACAATATCTAGTATTCCAAATGCAACCATGAATGGGATAGAGATAATGAAGTTCGTTGACAAATTTGACCATGTTGTAGCAAAATCTTCAAAAACAAGCAAGAAATTCAAATTGAAATTAGGCACTATAATTGGACCTAGTGTCTTTGTTTTAACATTTCTAGCATTTCTTGGACTAACGTTTTGTTACCTAAAATCGTGGTGGTTGAAGAAAATATCGCCAAATGCTTACAAACatcaaagacattttactttgCATGAGATCCAACAAGCAACGAACTATTTTGATGCTGAGCTACTTATTGGACAAGGAGGATTTGGTAAGGTATATAAAGGAACATTTGAAAATGGGAAAATAGTAGCCATCAAAGTAGCAAATGCTGAATCTAGACAAGGTCTCAGTGAATTCAATAATGAGATTGAGTTGTTGTCCGGTCTTGGTCATCAAAACCTTGTCTCTCTTGTAGGTTGTTGTAATGAAGACTCAGAACTGATTCTGGTGTACAATTACATGGCAAATGGATCTCTCAGCAGTCATCTATATGGGAGTGACTTTGTTCCTCTTTCTTGGAAGCAACGCCTTGGGATATGTTTAGGGGCTGCAAAGGGTCTTTTTTATCTTCACACTGGAGCTAAACAGAGCATAATTCACCGTGATGTGAAGACAATAAACATTCTGTTGGATGAAAATCTTGTGCCAAAAGTTGCTGATTTTGGCATATCAAAAAAGGGCCCTCTTCTTGATAAGAGCCATGTTACAACCAATGTGAAGGGTAGTTTTGGCTATGTTGATCCAGAATATTTTAGGACTAAGTTTCTCACTAAGAAATCAGATGTTTATTCATTTGGGGTGGTGTTGATTGAAGTTATATGTGGGAAGCCTGCTTTAGATGATGCCCTTCCAACGCAACAGATGAATTTGGCATTATGGGCACTAAGCAGCCATAAAAAAGGCACTTTCAATGAAATGATTGACCCAAGTTTGATTGGAAAAGTGAATATGGATTCTCTAAACAAGGTTTTAGAGTTGGCTTGGAAGTGCTTGGAGGAGCGTCGGGTGAACAGACCACCCATGGGGTACGTACTATGTCAACTAGAAGAGGCTCTCCATCTTGAGTTGGCATCAAATGTTTTGAATGACAATGTGGTTTCTACGAATCATGCCAATACAAGCTATGGATTTACTGATGATATAGGAGATGTTGTTTGA
- the LOC131644397 gene encoding uncharacterized protein LOC131644397 yields MAKKPVKYYVVDAFTDSAFKGNPAAVCLLEQDRDDEWLQSLAAEFNISETCFLTPIHGTYVPRFGLRWFTPTTEVELCGHATLAASHTLFSSGLVDNNVIEFETLSGILTVKKIPSTDATGIPNSQNGEAPVGFYIELDFPADPTTESISDDTSLISSALNGASIIDIKKTQNGDNLIVVVASGKNVIEVQPQLDVIVKCPGMGIILTGIAPPESGIDFYSRYFSPKCGINEDPVTGSAHCGLVPYWSKKLGKFDLRAYQASARGGILDLHFDEQKQRVFLRGKAVTVMEGFVLV; encoded by the exons ATGGCAAAGAAACCTGTGAAGTACTATGTG GTGGATGCATTCACAGATTCAGCTTTCAAAGGAAACCCAGCAGCGGTGTGTTTATTAGAACAAGACAGAGACGATGAATGGTTGCAATCATTAGCTGCTGAATTCAATATTTCTGAGACATGTTTCTTGACTCCAATTCATGGTACTTATGTTCCTCGTTTTGGTCTCAGATGGTTTACTCCTACTACTGAG GTTGAACTTTGTGGTCATGCCACATTAGCAGCTTCGCACACACTTTTTTCATCTGGTTTGGTCGACAACAATGTTATTGAATTTGAGACACTATCTGGAATTTTAACTGTCAAAAAGATCCCTTCAACGGATGCTACCGGTATACCGAACTCACAGAATGGTGAAGCTCCGGTTGGATTTTATATTGAACTGGATTTTCCTGCAGATCCTACCACAGAATCCATCTCCGATGACACTTCACTCATTTCTTCCGCATTGAATGGTGCTTCAATCATTGATATAAAGAAGACACAAAATGGAGATAATTTAATT GTTGTTGTCGCATCTGGAAAAAATGTGATAGAAGTACAGCCACAACTTGATGTGATTGTTAAATGTCCTGGAATGGGAATAATTCTTACTGGGATTGCTCCTCCAGAGTCAGGAATTGACTTCTACAGTCGATATttcagtccaaaatgtggaatCAATGAG GATCCTGTTACTGGAAGTGCACACTGTGGCTTGGTACCCTATTGGAGCAAGAAGCTGGGAAAGTTTGATTTAAGGGCTTATCAG GCATCAGCTAGAGGAGGAATTCTCGATCTTCATTTTGATGAGCAGAAACAAAGAGTGTTTTTGCGCGGGAAAGCTGTTACGGTGATGGAAGGGTTTGTTCTGGTCTAA